Proteins encoded by one window of Lathyrus oleraceus cultivar Zhongwan6 chromosome 1, CAAS_Psat_ZW6_1.0, whole genome shotgun sequence:
- the LOC127115884 gene encoding olee1-like protein: protein MAKSAIILVSALCFVSFFGSAYSINDRFSIEGFVYCDTCRTQFITKLTEFLEGATVRVECKEENGTVTFTKEATTDATGSYKIQVDGDHEDEECQVVLVKSPRPDCAEVDSESHLEQAAKVSITNNNGIVSPIRTTSPLGFLKKERLPGCAQVLKELGINEDGTEDLD, encoded by the exons ATGGCAAAGTCTGCAATCATCCTTGTCTCTGCCCTTTGCTTCGTGTCTTTCTTTGGTTCTGCTTATAGCATCAATGATCGCTTCTCCATTGAGGGTTTTGTTTATTGTGACACATGTCGCACCCAATTCATCACCAAATTGACCGAGTTCTTGGAAG GTGCCACCGTACGTGTGGAGTGCAAAGAAGAAAACGGAACAGTGACATTCACTAAAGAAGCAACAACAGATGCAACTGGATCATACAAAATACAGGTAGATGGAGACCATGAAGACGAGGAATGTCAAGTTGTGCTTGTGAAAAGCCCTAGACCAGATTGTGCAGAGGTTGACTCAGAATCTCACTTGGAACAAGCTGCTAAGGTTAGCATCACAAACAACAATGGAATTGTGTCTCCTATTCGTACCACTAGCCCTCTTGGTTTCCTTAAGAAAGAGCGTCTACCTGGTTGTGCTCAAGTCCTCAAGGAACTTGGAATTAATGAAGATGGTACTGAAGATCTTGATTGA